The Flavobacterium sp. 123 genome contains a region encoding:
- a CDS encoding DUF6646 family protein yields the protein MKKIITLSLLFAFSLTHAQVAFKGKGDVKFDVGANIQNGGSGIRLSSDFGLGENMSYGFVASYLLTVNSDALNNKPEFGDRFDAKVRFNANLGNVFKLDEKMDIYPGLDLGLRNFGAHLGFRYFFTEGFGIFTEAGVPIAKYDNNITGFDHLNNQFVFNIGASFNL from the coding sequence ATGAAAAAAATTATTACACTATCGCTATTATTCGCCTTCAGTTTAACACATGCCCAAGTAGCTTTTAAAGGAAAAGGAGATGTCAAATTTGATGTTGGAGCAAACATTCAAAATGGAGGATCTGGAATTCGTCTTTCATCGGATTTTGGCCTTGGCGAAAACATGTCATATGGATTTGTAGCTTCTTATTTATTAACTGTTAATTCCGATGCTTTAAACAACAAACCAGAATTTGGTGATCGATTCGATGCAAAAGTAAGGTTCAATGCTAATTTAGGCAATGTATTTAAACTAGATGAAAAAATGGATATTTATCCAGGACTTGATTTAGGATTGCGAAATTTCGGAGCGCATCTTGGCTTTCGTTATTTCTTCACAGAAGGTTTTGGCATCTTTACCGAAGCTGGTGTGCCAATAGCAAAATACGATAATAACATTACTGGTTTTGATCATTTAAACAACCAGTTTGTGTTCAATATTGGTGCTTCATTTAACTTATAA